A single bacterium DNA region contains:
- the glk gene encoding glucokinase produces MFLAGDIGGTSTRLGLYSSSGNYLCIEAQERYSSSEFDSLEESLELFVRQKGVKVESVCLGVPGPIKNGSVQLTNLPWHFSEDSVAKVLGIDRVRIVNDLYAVSAAIPLLGSSDFCTLHAGGNQYAKDRFSVLAAGTGLGHSFAARINDTWQIFESEGGHIDFAPRDDLSLELLRFLFQKFKKRVSYERVLCGPGIENIYEFLGTQSDYADGAHLEGEDCARQIAEIGLAGESRRAVKTLELFTRILGGLAGNCVLYNLCTGGIFLGGGIPPKLLPKLQDGALVEEYLRQGRMSPIVQDTPLKVLINDGAGLLGAAALARAL; encoded by the coding sequence ATGTTTTTGGCGGGTGATATTGGTGGAACGTCAACACGACTCGGCCTGTATAGTTCTAGTGGTAACTACCTCTGTATCGAGGCACAGGAACGGTACTCCAGTTCGGAATTTGATTCACTTGAAGAGTCTCTGGAGCTTTTTGTAAGACAGAAGGGAGTCAAAGTTGAATCTGTTTGTCTTGGTGTTCCTGGACCCATAAAAAACGGGTCAGTTCAACTTACAAACCTGCCATGGCATTTTTCTGAGGACTCTGTCGCAAAGGTGTTAGGGATTGACCGAGTTCGTATCGTGAATGACCTCTATGCTGTATCTGCAGCGATTCCGCTTTTGGGAAGCAGTGATTTCTGTACGCTCCATGCCGGTGGCAATCAGTATGCAAAGGATCGTTTCTCGGTTCTTGCCGCTGGTACAGGACTTGGACATTCTTTTGCAGCAAGAATAAATGATACATGGCAAATTTTTGAGTCTGAGGGCGGGCATATTGATTTTGCGCCGCGAGATGATTTGTCTCTGGAACTTCTGAGATTTCTTTTTCAGAAGTTTAAGAAACGGGTGAGTTATGAACGGGTGTTGTGTGGACCAGGTATTGAAAATATCTATGAATTTCTGGGTACGCAATCTGATTATGCAGATGGTGCTCATCTTGAGGGAGAAGATTGTGCTCGACAGATAGCGGAAATAGGATTGGCTGGTGAATCTCGGCGAGCAGTGAAGACACTTGAGTTGTTTACCCGAATACTCGGTGGTTTAGCGGGCAATTGTGTTCTCTATAATTTATGCACGGGCGGAATATTTCTTGGGGGGGGGATACCTCCAAAACTGCTTCCAAAGTTACAAGATGGTGCTTTAGTTGAGGAGTACTTGAGGCAGGGGCGTATGAGTCCGATAGTACAAGACACACCGCTGAAGGTTCTGATTAATGACGGGGCTGGACTGCTTGGAGCCGCTGCACTGGCGAGAGCTCTCTGA
- a CDS encoding uracil-DNA glycosylase → MQEEKQATTWREVLHGERQKRYFADLIAFVENERASGKAIYPSNADVFRALSLTEFEEVKIVILGQDPYHGPKQAHGLCFSVPDGIAFPPSLENLFKELKADIGMERPSSGCLKGWAQQGVLLLNSVLTVEAGQAGSHANRGWERFTDRIIAELNERRDGLVFLLWGAYAQKKGSMIDGDRHTVLAAPHPSPLSAHRGFFGCQHFSKANAALEQYGVAAIDWEVGSMDG, encoded by the coding sequence ATGCAAGAGGAAAAACAGGCGACAACGTGGCGCGAAGTGTTACACGGTGAAAGGCAGAAAAGATATTTTGCTGACTTAATAGCGTTTGTGGAAAATGAAAGAGCTTCGGGAAAAGCAATCTATCCAAGCAATGCAGATGTCTTTCGTGCGCTGTCGCTCACAGAGTTTGAGGAGGTAAAAATAGTGATACTGGGACAAGATCCCTATCATGGCCCCAAACAAGCGCATGGGCTCTGTTTCTCGGTGCCCGATGGGATTGCATTTCCACCGTCGCTTGAAAATCTTTTTAAAGAGCTTAAGGCCGATATTGGAATGGAGCGTCCCTCAAGTGGGTGTCTTAAAGGCTGGGCCCAGCAGGGGGTATTGCTACTCAATTCCGTTCTGACTGTTGAAGCTGGACAGGCGGGTTCCCATGCGAATCGAGGATGGGAGCGGTTTACGGATAGAATTATTGCAGAGCTCAATGAACGGCGTGATGGTCTTGTGTTTCTTTTATGGGGAGCTTATGCCCAGAAGAAGGGTTCAATGATTGACGGAGACCGACATACCGTATTAGCAGCGCCGCATCCATCACCGCTTTCAGCACATCGAGGGTTCTTCGGTTGCCAGCATTTTTCTAAGGCAAATGCTGCGCTTGAGCAATATGGAGTCGCTGCTATCGACTGGGAAGTGGGGTCGATGGATGGATAG
- the rsgA gene encoding ribosome small subunit-dependent GTPase A: MSSCLSTPITWLNDNNTGFVTSTTRRKVFFIDRHGVERQGTVKTRALDITVGDRVQFSAEKEEYLIEGYAERKNCLKRRYGKKIKYLSSNIDLLVIVTAIGQLFQPGFIDRVLCVATLEGIPSCLVVNKFDLGLDEYSTYLISVYEQLGIEVLTTSAKKEHGIESLLNRLREPKLQVVSLVGVSGVGKSSLLNRLIPKAQRPTREVSEKSGSGRQTTSQAEAFHYREHDFESRSQSRADLFIVDLPGVQSFGIGSLSRRELQSGMPDVMNYAQKCEFSDCSHVAEERCGVKDAVEAGLLPASRFESYIRMFEEIEENREY, encoded by the coding sequence ATGTCATCTTGTTTATCCACCCCAATTACCTGGCTGAATGACAACAATACTGGATTTGTTACCTCGACAACTCGCAGAAAGGTATTTTTTATCGATCGGCATGGAGTGGAGCGGCAAGGGACAGTAAAGACCCGGGCACTCGACATAACAGTCGGTGATCGTGTGCAGTTTTCAGCAGAGAAGGAAGAGTATCTCATTGAAGGATATGCGGAGAGAAAAAACTGCCTAAAGCGTCGTTATGGAAAGAAAATAAAGTACCTCTCTTCGAACATAGATCTGCTGGTCATCGTCACAGCTATCGGTCAGTTGTTCCAGCCAGGGTTTATCGATCGGGTGCTCTGTGTGGCGACTCTTGAGGGAATACCAAGTTGCCTCGTTGTCAACAAATTTGATCTCGGACTTGATGAGTACAGTACCTATCTTATCTCTGTCTATGAACAACTTGGAATAGAGGTGCTCACGACAAGTGCAAAGAAAGAGCATGGGATAGAGAGTTTATTGAATCGCTTAAGAGAGCCCAAGTTACAGGTCGTTAGTCTTGTTGGTGTTTCTGGGGTTGGAAAGAGTTCTCTTCTTAATCGATTGATACCGAAGGCTCAAAGGCCAACTCGAGAGGTGAGTGAAAAGTCAGGCTCTGGACGGCAGACAACATCTCAGGCTGAAGCATTTCATTATCGGGAGCATGATTTTGAGTCACGATCTCAATCAAGAGCGGACTTATTTATTGTAGATCTTCCAGGTGTTCAGAGTTTTGGAATTGGGAGCCTCTCGAGACGAGAACTACAGTCAGGAATGCCAGATGTGATGAATTATGCGCAAAAATGTGAGTTTAGCGATTGCAGTCATGTAGCGGAAGAGCGTTGTGGTGTAAAGGATGCTGTCGAGGCAGGGTTACTGCCAGCGTCTCGATTTGAGTCCTACATTCGTATGTTTGAGGAAATAGAGGAAAATCGAGAGTACTAA